The following are encoded in a window of Qipengyuania soli genomic DNA:
- a CDS encoding glutathione S-transferase family protein, whose product MLTIWGRINSHNVKKVVWLAEEIGLPHQRIDMGGQFGFTDAYLAANPNRLIPTIDDDGFVLWESNAILRYLADRYGPEFQPADAQQRAAADKWMDWQFSFADAQRNAFIGLVRKKPEERDENAIAASASAAGKMVAILEAELERQPWLSGKRFGIGDIPMGVYIHTWLTLPIERAERPAVKDWYARLRKREAFDRIAQVPLT is encoded by the coding sequence ATGCTGACGATCTGGGGCCGCATCAATTCGCACAACGTCAAGAAGGTAGTTTGGCTCGCCGAGGAAATCGGCCTTCCCCACCAGCGCATCGACATGGGCGGGCAGTTCGGCTTCACCGATGCCTATCTCGCAGCCAATCCGAACCGCCTGATCCCGACCATCGACGATGATGGCTTCGTGCTGTGGGAATCGAATGCGATCCTGCGCTATCTTGCCGATCGCTACGGGCCCGAATTTCAGCCGGCAGATGCGCAACAGCGCGCCGCGGCAGACAAGTGGATGGATTGGCAGTTTTCCTTCGCCGATGCCCAGCGCAATGCCTTCATCGGTCTCGTCCGCAAGAAGCCGGAAGAGCGTGATGAGAACGCTATTGCCGCCTCAGCCAGCGCAGCGGGTAAGATGGTCGCAATTCTCGAAGCCGAACTCGAACGGCAGCCGTGGCTATCGGGCAAGCGGTTCGGGATCGGTGACATCCCGATGGGCGTCTACATCCACACCTGGCTGACCCTCCCCATCGAGCGCGCCGAGCGGCCTGCGGTGAAGGACTGGTATGCGCGCCTGCGCAAGCGTGAGGCTTTTGATCGCATCGCGCAGGTCCCG
- the argJ gene encoding bifunctional glutamate N-acetyltransferase/amino-acid acetyltransferase ArgJ, which translates to MDLARSPLARPFPAMPAISGVTLRVARARYKNWDRADLTLAELTPGTAVAGVFTKSACASSEVELGREQARLGSARALVVNAGNSNAFTGYRGREAVEQIMAQVAEALDCQPSEVFVSSTGVIGVPLPRDKARAGVEAALTAQPCGWEEAASAIGTTDTFTKGAAASAMIGNTRVELAGIIKGSGMIAPDMATMLGYVFTDASVEPAFLQEMLSRANDASFSCITVDGDTSTSDTVLAFATGKAGNAPISSWDDAGADAFYAALLDVCRELSHLVIRDGEGAQKFIAITVTGADSDASARRVGLSIANSPLVKTAIAGGDANWGRVVMAVGKAGEPADRDRLSIGFAGTWAARDGQPLPDYDEAPVAKHLEGQEIDISVDLGIGEGRATVWTCDLTHGYIAINADYRS; encoded by the coding sequence ATGGACCTCGCGCGCTCTCCCCTCGCCCGCCCGTTTCCCGCAATGCCCGCCATATCCGGCGTGACGTTGCGCGTGGCGCGTGCCCGCTACAAGAACTGGGACAGGGCCGACCTGACTCTCGCCGAGCTGACACCCGGCACCGCTGTAGCGGGGGTGTTCACCAAGAGCGCCTGCGCTTCGAGCGAAGTCGAACTGGGGCGCGAACAGGCGCGATTGGGATCGGCCCGGGCCCTGGTGGTCAATGCCGGCAATTCCAACGCCTTCACCGGCTACCGCGGGCGCGAGGCGGTCGAGCAGATCATGGCGCAGGTGGCAGAGGCTCTGGACTGCCAGCCGAGCGAAGTCTTCGTTTCTTCTACCGGCGTGATCGGCGTTCCCTTGCCCCGCGACAAGGCCCGTGCAGGCGTGGAAGCTGCCCTGACTGCCCAGCCTTGCGGGTGGGAGGAAGCCGCCTCCGCTATCGGTACGACCGACACCTTCACCAAGGGCGCCGCGGCATCGGCAATGATCGGCAATACTCGCGTGGAACTGGCAGGCATAATCAAGGGCAGCGGCATGATCGCTCCCGATATGGCGACCATGCTCGGCTACGTTTTCACCGATGCTTCGGTCGAACCGGCATTCCTCCAGGAAATGCTGTCCAGGGCCAATGATGCGAGCTTCTCTTGCATCACGGTCGATGGCGACACCTCGACCAGCGACACGGTACTCGCCTTCGCCACCGGCAAAGCGGGCAACGCGCCTATCTCCTCTTGGGACGATGCGGGCGCCGATGCCTTCTACGCGGCGCTACTCGATGTTTGCCGCGAACTTTCGCACCTTGTCATCCGTGACGGGGAAGGCGCACAGAAGTTCATTGCGATCACCGTGACCGGTGCGGACAGCGACGCAAGCGCGCGCCGCGTCGGGCTTTCCATCGCCAATTCTCCCTTGGTCAAAACAGCAATTGCCGGCGGCGACGCCAACTGGGGACGCGTGGTGATGGCCGTGGGCAAGGCGGGTGAGCCCGCCGATCGCGACAGGCTTTCCATCGGCTTCGCAGGAACCTGGGCCGCAAGGGACGGACAGCCGCTGCCCGACTACGACGAAGCGCCGGTGGCAAAGCATCTCGAGGGGCAGGAGATCGACATTTCCGTCGATCTCGGCATCGGCGAAGGGCGGGCGACAGTGTGGACCTGCGATCTCACCCACGGATACATCGCGATCAACGCCGATTACCGGAGCTGA
- a CDS encoding spermidine synthase has product MTNDTAQALDASEATGNNVLEGYAAKPVVRRLVLSAFLMLFLELALIRWLGSNVVHLSYFSNFVLLGSFLGIGAGFLISRKSWSVWPITLPLLCILVILVIVFPVSIERSGSDLIYFTSLEIKGPPAWLALPIVFLLVAVILAGPAEMVGRCFAHLPPLISYRSDLLGSLAGILAFTALSFLQAPSIVWGIIVLIPIVILSAKNRRLVSALWSIALLIGLGMETLQPGVAWSPYYKVQTQKVVEGDKGFLLIRANGVPHQLMAPAEWKLKQGERIYETPYLRLPKKLDDVLIVGAGSGSDVAIALSEGAKHVDAVDIDPLIMEIGAKNNINRPYQNPGVTRHVNDGRAFLENTDRKYDLVLFALPDSLTLVSGASQIRLESFLFTQEAMQSVKDVLKPNGAFAMYNYYREPWLIDRLGGTAQAVFGHKPCVDTWADAQAVVSVAMNEADQTCGEEWQPTTSISTVSDDAPFLYFRGGTFPPLYAITIAAILLASLATIRVLGGPLGTMRPYADLFFMGAAFLLLETKNIATFALLFGTTWFVNALVFAGVLVVVLAAVETERRVKTPPLKVVFVAIAASLAAAWIIKPEWLLPLGFWPRLIAATLLAFVPIYLANIAFAKRFRESGDSQSAFAINLLGTIVGGCLEYAALFTGYNNLLIVTGLLYLAAFLLVPKGRMAAA; this is encoded by the coding sequence GTGACCAACGATACCGCACAGGCGCTCGACGCCTCCGAAGCCACCGGAAACAACGTGTTGGAAGGGTACGCCGCAAAACCGGTAGTCAGGCGGCTGGTTCTTTCAGCCTTCCTCATGCTGTTCCTCGAACTGGCATTAATCCGCTGGCTCGGCTCGAATGTCGTCCACCTGTCCTATTTCTCGAATTTCGTCCTTCTTGGATCTTTCCTCGGTATCGGAGCGGGCTTCCTGATCAGTCGGAAGAGCTGGTCCGTGTGGCCGATAACCTTGCCGCTGCTCTGCATCCTGGTGATCCTCGTGATCGTCTTCCCGGTTTCGATCGAGAGAAGCGGGTCGGACCTGATCTACTTTACCTCGCTCGAGATTAAGGGACCGCCTGCATGGCTCGCGTTGCCGATCGTCTTCCTTCTCGTGGCGGTTATTCTCGCGGGACCGGCAGAAATGGTCGGTCGCTGCTTCGCGCATCTTCCCCCGCTAATTTCCTATCGCAGCGACCTGCTTGGCTCGCTGGCTGGTATTCTCGCCTTTACCGCCCTTAGTTTCCTGCAGGCCCCATCGATCGTCTGGGGCATAATCGTACTGATTCCGATCGTGATCCTGAGTGCGAAGAACCGACGCCTTGTCAGCGCACTTTGGTCGATTGCCCTTTTGATCGGTCTGGGCATGGAAACCCTGCAACCAGGCGTTGCCTGGTCGCCATATTACAAGGTCCAAACCCAGAAAGTCGTCGAAGGCGATAAGGGCTTCCTCCTTATCCGCGCAAACGGTGTTCCGCACCAGCTGATGGCGCCAGCGGAATGGAAACTGAAGCAGGGTGAGCGCATCTATGAAACGCCCTACCTGCGCCTTCCCAAGAAGCTCGACGATGTCCTCATCGTCGGCGCAGGTTCGGGATCCGACGTGGCCATCGCGCTGAGCGAAGGCGCCAAGCATGTCGATGCCGTCGATATCGACCCGCTGATCATGGAAATCGGCGCCAAGAACAACATCAACCGCCCCTACCAGAATCCGGGCGTCACCCGTCACGTCAACGACGGTCGCGCTTTCCTCGAGAACACCGATCGCAAGTACGATCTCGTCCTGTTCGCCCTGCCTGACTCGCTTACGCTGGTCAGTGGCGCATCGCAGATCCGGCTCGAAAGCTTCCTCTTCACCCAGGAGGCAATGCAGTCGGTCAAGGACGTGTTGAAGCCCAACGGCGCCTTCGCAATGTACAATTACTACCGCGAGCCGTGGTTGATCGACCGTCTTGGCGGGACTGCACAGGCCGTGTTCGGCCACAAGCCATGCGTCGATACCTGGGCTGACGCTCAGGCCGTGGTCAGCGTCGCGATGAACGAAGCCGACCAGACCTGCGGCGAGGAATGGCAGCCGACCACCTCCATTTCCACCGTCAGTGACGATGCACCCTTCCTCTATTTCCGTGGCGGCACTTTCCCGCCCCTGTACGCCATCACCATTGCCGCGATCCTTCTCGCATCGCTGGCTACCATCCGCGTGCTCGGCGGACCGCTGGGGACCATGCGTCCCTACGCCGACCTGTTCTTCATGGGTGCTGCCTTCCTGCTGCTGGAAACCAAGAACATTGCCACTTTCGCCCTGCTTTTCGGCACGACCTGGTTCGTCAACGCGCTCGTCTTCGCAGGCGTCCTTGTTGTCGTGCTTGCGGCTGTCGAAACTGAGCGGAGAGTAAAGACACCGCCGCTCAAGGTCGTGTTCGTGGCGATTGCAGCCTCGCTTGCAGCGGCATGGATCATCAAGCCCGAATGGCTGCTGCCGCTAGGCTTCTGGCCGCGCCTTATCGCAGCGACCCTGCTGGCATTCGTCCCGATCTACCTGGCGAACATCGCCTTTGCGAAGCGCTTCCGTGAAAGCGGCGATTCGCAGAGCGCCTTTGCGATCAACCTTCTCGGCACGATCGTCGGCGGCTGCCTTGAGTATGCGGCGCTGTTCACTGGCTACAACAACCTGCTGATCGTGACCGGCCTGCTCTACCTTGCAGCCTTCCTGCTGGTACCCAAGGGACGCATGGCAGCTGCCTGA